The Shinella zoogloeoides genome includes a region encoding these proteins:
- a CDS encoding sugar ABC transporter substrate-binding protein, with the protein MKNFLKIAVLAGATLVGAVTSGFAEERLIMISHGLANDPYWNIVKNGGDTAAKQMGVKFDYIAPETFDMVRMSELITSAVNQKPDGIIVTIPDADALKDAIKSAVASGIPVISVNSGATVAKEFGTLIHIGQDEYPAGKRVGERLKELGAKKAICINHEVGNTALDDRCRGVTDGFGGAVTILPTSNDFQEVKSKVTAALSSDAEIDTVVGLSAGQAGEPAVAAVQDLGRTDVKVVSFDLSPGFLQAIIDGKAEFAVEHQPYFHGYLSTVLLTNYIRNGLMPTNDLIESGPKFITAKEAPQVLELSEKAIR; encoded by the coding sequence ATGAAGAATTTCCTGAAAATTGCAGTTCTCGCGGGCGCAACACTCGTCGGCGCCGTCACGAGCGGCTTTGCGGAAGAGCGCCTCATCATGATCAGCCACGGGCTCGCCAACGATCCCTACTGGAACATCGTGAAGAACGGCGGCGATACGGCGGCCAAGCAGATGGGCGTGAAGTTCGACTATATCGCGCCGGAGACGTTCGATATGGTCCGCATGTCCGAACTCATCACCTCCGCCGTCAACCAGAAGCCGGACGGCATCATCGTCACGATCCCGGATGCGGATGCCCTCAAGGACGCGATCAAGAGCGCGGTCGCCTCGGGCATCCCGGTCATCTCCGTCAATTCCGGTGCGACGGTTGCCAAGGAATTCGGCACGCTCATCCATATCGGTCAGGACGAATATCCGGCCGGCAAGCGCGTGGGCGAGCGGCTGAAGGAACTCGGCGCCAAGAAGGCGATCTGCATCAATCACGAGGTCGGCAACACCGCTCTTGATGACCGTTGCCGCGGCGTGACCGACGGCTTCGGCGGCGCGGTCACGATCCTGCCGACGTCCAACGACTTCCAGGAAGTGAAGTCCAAGGTGACCGCGGCGCTGTCGAGCGACGCGGAGATCGATACCGTCGTCGGCCTCAGCGCCGGCCAGGCCGGTGAGCCTGCGGTCGCCGCTGTTCAGGACCTCGGACGGACCGACGTGAAGGTAGTCTCCTTCGATCTGTCGCCGGGCTTCCTCCAGGCCATCATCGACGGCAAGGCGGAGTTCGCCGTGGAGCATCAGCCCTATTTCCACGGCTATCTCAGCACCGTCCTGCTGACGAACTACATCCGCAACGGTCTGATGCCGACCAACGACTTGATCGAGAGCGGACCGAAGTTCATCACCGCGAAGGAAGCGCCGCAGGTCCTGGAGCTTTCCGAGAAGGCCATCCGATAG
- a CDS encoding ABC transporter permease codes for MVDVSKAPEGGAKDERLIRVSLMASLIRKPELGALAGLAFVLVFFLTTASPQMFTLAGVMNFMAPAAQLGILAVAAALLMIGGEFDLSIGSMIAFSGMVFGAAVVAWGLPLSVAILLTLAVAALLGITNAQIVMRTGLPSFIVTLAFLFILRGLSLVGLKWVTGGATQMRGIKEAAADSPLVPFFSGDAFKGFFQYLADNDLITKFPNGSPAVPGVPVELLWFLAIALGATYLLVRTGFGNWIFAAGGDANAARNSGVPVARVKTILFILTACAAALVAILTVLDAGSTDARRGFQKEFEAIIAAVIGGCLLTGGYGSAIGAFFGSIIFGMVLIGLTYTQIDQDWYQVFLGGMLLLAVLFNNIIRKRVTGER; via the coding sequence ATGGTAGACGTATCCAAGGCGCCCGAAGGCGGGGCTAAAGACGAGCGATTGATCCGCGTTTCGCTGATGGCATCCCTGATCCGGAAGCCGGAACTTGGTGCCTTGGCCGGCCTGGCCTTCGTGCTTGTGTTCTTCCTCACGACCGCAAGCCCGCAGATGTTCACGCTGGCTGGCGTGATGAACTTCATGGCGCCGGCCGCCCAGCTCGGTATTCTCGCAGTGGCGGCTGCCCTGTTGATGATCGGCGGCGAGTTCGACTTGTCGATCGGCTCGATGATCGCCTTCAGCGGCATGGTTTTCGGCGCGGCCGTCGTGGCCTGGGGCTTGCCGCTCAGCGTTGCGATTCTGCTGACGCTGGCTGTTGCCGCGTTGCTTGGTATAACCAACGCTCAGATCGTGATGCGGACCGGCCTGCCGTCGTTCATCGTGACGCTAGCGTTCCTGTTCATCCTTCGCGGTCTCTCCCTCGTCGGCCTAAAATGGGTGACGGGCGGCGCGACGCAGATGCGAGGAATCAAGGAAGCCGCCGCGGATAGCCCGCTCGTTCCCTTCTTCTCGGGCGATGCGTTCAAGGGCTTTTTCCAGTATCTGGCCGACAACGATCTCATCACGAAGTTCCCCAACGGTAGCCCCGCTGTCCCCGGCGTACCGGTGGAACTCCTGTGGTTCCTGGCCATTGCGCTTGGAGCGACATACCTGCTCGTGCGCACAGGCTTCGGCAACTGGATTTTCGCTGCGGGTGGTGATGCCAATGCCGCTCGCAATTCCGGCGTGCCGGTTGCCCGCGTGAAGACGATCCTGTTCATTCTGACCGCCTGTGCCGCGGCCCTGGTCGCCATCCTGACCGTGCTCGACGCCGGATCGACGGATGCCCGACGCGGCTTCCAGAAGGAATTCGAGGCCATCATCGCCGCGGTTATCGGCGGCTGCCTCCTCACCGGCGGCTACGGTTCGGCAATCGGCGCATTCTTCGGTTCGATCATCTTCGGCATGGTCCTCATCGGTCTCACCTACACGCAGATCGACCAAGACTGGTATCAGGTGTTCCTCGGCGGCATGCTTCTCCTTGCCGTCCTCTTCAACAACATCATCCGCAAGCGCGTAACCGGCGAGCGTTGA